One window of Mesorhizobium sp. PAMC28654 genomic DNA carries:
- a CDS encoding flagellar basal body P-ring protein FlgI — translation MKRGFVLALAALLGLQPALADGLTPKAKRELAARDGGAFNDPEYDPATTSRMFRVSSGPSSLPPGQVASRIKDIAQLQSSRDNQLVGYGLVIGLAGSGDSLRNSPFTEQSIRAMLENLGIATEGGSARAKNVAAVIVTANMPPYVQSGARIDIDVSSMGDATSLAGGTLIMTPLKAADGEIYAVGQGSVIVSGFTAQGQAQQLTQGVPTAGRVPNGAIVERAVKAEFDDQATLTLQLRNPDFSTAVRIADAVNDYTSQRFGMRVAAERDARTVQIRRPKNVSAARFYAEIENLVVEADGPARVVIDERTGTIVIGNDVKISRVAISHGTLTVRITEAPRVVQPEPFSKGQTAVEPFTAIDASRPDARIAVLDGPDLETLVSGLNRLGVKPDGIIAILQGIKSAGALQADLVLQ, via the coding sequence ATGAAACGTGGATTTGTCCTTGCGCTCGCGGCGCTGCTTGGGCTGCAGCCGGCGCTGGCCGACGGCCTGACCCCCAAGGCCAAGCGCGAGCTTGCCGCCAGGGATGGCGGCGCGTTCAACGATCCGGAATACGATCCGGCGACCACGAGCCGCATGTTCCGCGTCTCGTCCGGGCCAAGTTCGCTTCCGCCCGGCCAGGTCGCCTCACGCATCAAGGACATCGCGCAGTTGCAGAGCTCGCGCGACAACCAGCTTGTCGGCTACGGCCTGGTGATCGGCCTGGCGGGGTCGGGCGACAGCCTGCGCAACTCGCCATTCACCGAACAGTCGATCCGCGCCATGCTCGAGAATCTCGGCATCGCCACCGAGGGTGGCAGCGCCCGCGCCAAGAACGTCGCGGCCGTCATCGTCACCGCCAACATGCCGCCATACGTCCAGTCGGGCGCCCGTATAGACATCGACGTGTCCTCGATGGGCGATGCCACGTCGCTCGCCGGCGGCACGCTGATCATGACGCCTCTGAAAGCCGCCGACGGCGAGATCTACGCCGTGGGCCAGGGCTCGGTCATCGTTTCGGGCTTCACCGCGCAGGGCCAGGCCCAGCAATTGACACAGGGCGTGCCGACGGCCGGCCGCGTGCCGAACGGCGCCATCGTCGAGCGCGCCGTGAAGGCTGAGTTCGACGACCAGGCGACGCTCACCCTGCAGCTTCGCAATCCCGATTTCTCGACCGCCGTGCGCATCGCCGACGCTGTCAACGACTACACCAGCCAACGCTTCGGCATGCGCGTGGCCGCGGAGCGCGACGCGCGCACGGTGCAGATCAGGCGGCCGAAGAATGTTTCGGCGGCGCGCTTCTATGCCGAGATCGAAAACCTGGTGGTCGAGGCCGACGGGCCGGCCCGTGTCGTCATCGACGAACGCACCGGCACCATCGTCATCGGCAATGATGTCAAGATCTCGCGGGTTGCCATCAGCCATGGCACGCTGACCGTGCGCATCACAGAAGCGCCGCGCGTCGTCCAGCCCGAGCCTTTCTCGAAAGGCCAGACCGCCGTCGAGCCGTTCACCGCCATCGATGCCTCCAGGCCCGACGCACGCATCGCCGTGCTTGACGGGCCCGATCTCGAGACGCTCGTGTCCGGCCTCAATCGTCTCGGTGTCAAGCCGGACGGCATCATCGCCATCCTCCAAGGCATCAAATCGGCCGGCGCGCTGCAGGCCGACCTGGTTCTCCAATAG
- the flgA gene encoding flagellar basal body P-ring formation chaperone FlgA, with amino-acid sequence MFAPTRILRNVALAIVLATASMPAIAQDAAKPAANEAAGEVVLIPNRVIYPGETIGPDALKEVTLMPGRQKPDAVATRAQQLDGKVAKRTLLPGRYIPTSAIREAWLVEQGAAVQVFFTAGTLTISATAVTLQPGAAGDLVKVRNIDSGKILSGTVMADGTIRVSAS; translated from the coding sequence ATGTTCGCGCCGACCCGCATCCTCCGCAACGTCGCACTGGCCATCGTACTGGCAACCGCCAGCATGCCCGCCATTGCCCAGGATGCCGCAAAGCCGGCCGCCAATGAGGCGGCGGGCGAGGTCGTGCTTATACCGAACCGCGTCATCTATCCCGGCGAGACCATAGGACCCGACGCCTTGAAAGAGGTGACACTGATGCCGGGCAGGCAGAAGCCCGACGCGGTCGCGACCCGTGCGCAACAACTCGACGGCAAGGTCGCCAAGCGTACATTGCTGCCGGGCCGCTACATACCGACCAGCGCCATCCGCGAGGCCTGGCTGGTCGAGCAGGGTGCCGCCGTCCAGGTCTTCTTCACCGCCGGCACGCTCACCATTTCCGCCACCGCCGTGACGCTGCAGCCGGGCGCCGCCGGCGATCTGGTCAAGGTTCGCAACATCGACAGCGGCAAGATCCTCTCCGGCACGGTCATGGCCGACGGAACCATCCGGGTCAGCGCCTCATGA
- the flgG gene encoding flagellar basal-body rod protein FlgG — protein MKALAIAATGMNAQQTNLEVIANNIANINTTGYKRARAEFSDLLYQVDRTQGVPNRANASLVPEGVSIGLGVKTTAVRNVHTQGELTSTGNSFDLALTGRGWFQIEGSDGGTLYSRAGALNTNATGQLVTANGANVIPAITVPTDAVEVIVNKTGQVFARIDGQTNLQTLGQLQIANFANEAGLAPLGDNLFQETAASGPANVGVPGDPGFASVQQGYLEASNVDPVKEITELISAQRAYEMNSKVIQAADDMASVVSKNIR, from the coding sequence ATGAAAGCACTCGCCATCGCCGCCACCGGCATGAATGCCCAGCAGACCAACCTGGAAGTCATCGCCAACAACATCGCCAACATCAACACCACCGGCTACAAGCGCGCCCGCGCCGAATTCTCCGATCTGCTCTACCAGGTCGACCGCACGCAGGGCGTTCCCAACCGCGCCAATGCGTCTCTCGTTCCCGAGGGCGTTTCGATCGGCCTCGGTGTGAAGACGACCGCGGTGCGCAACGTGCACACCCAGGGCGAACTGACCAGCACCGGCAACAGTTTCGACCTTGCACTCACCGGCCGCGGCTGGTTCCAGATCGAAGGCTCGGATGGCGGCACGCTCTACAGCCGCGCCGGCGCCCTCAACACCAACGCCACCGGGCAGTTGGTGACCGCCAATGGCGCCAACGTCATCCCGGCGATCACCGTTCCAACCGACGCGGTGGAAGTGATCGTCAACAAGACGGGGCAGGTCTTCGCGCGCATCGACGGCCAGACCAATCTGCAGACCCTCGGTCAGCTTCAGATCGCCAATTTCGCAAATGAAGCGGGCCTCGCGCCGCTCGGCGATAACCTCTTCCAGGAAACGGCGGCCTCGGGCCCGGCCAATGTCGGCGTGCCGGGCGATCCAGGCTTTGCCTCGGTCCAGCAGGGTTATCTCGAAGCCTCTAACGTCGATCCGGTCAAGGAAATCACCGAGTTGATCTCGGCGCAGCGCGCCTATGAGATGAACTCCAAGGTCATCCAGGCGGCCGATGACATGGCGTCCGTCGTCTCCAAGAACATCAGGTAA
- a CDS encoding flagellar hook-basal body complex protein FliE, protein MIVTGIGALKLNPTTDGADGASLFPGAATSQAGGNLGTTFAEAVSQAASKTVNTLQNAEQVSMQALKGDADTRQVVDAVMSAQQALQTAVAIRDKVVSAYLEVSRMGI, encoded by the coding sequence ATGATCGTAACCGGCATCGGCGCGCTGAAACTGAACCCCACGACCGACGGCGCCGACGGGGCGAGCCTGTTTCCGGGCGCCGCCACATCGCAGGCCGGCGGCAACCTTGGCACCACGTTCGCCGAGGCGGTCAGCCAGGCGGCTTCGAAGACAGTCAATACGCTGCAGAATGCCGAGCAGGTGTCGATGCAGGCGCTGAAGGGCGATGCCGACACCCGCCAGGTGGTCGACGCCGTCATGAGCGCCCAGCAAGCCCTCCAGACGGCCGTCGCCATCCGCGACAAGGTCGTCTCCGCGTATCTAGAAGTCAGCCGCATGGGCATCTGA
- the flgC gene encoding flagellar basal body rod protein FlgC, protein MDALTAALKVAASGLGVQSERLRVVSENLANAQSTGTGPGSEPYRRKTISFVSQLDQATGGSLVQVGSIDRDPSDFPVEFQPGNEAADDKGYVKMPNVNPLIEMADMTEANRSYEANLQVIKQARDLISMTIDLMRNQ, encoded by the coding sequence ATGGACGCACTGACCGCAGCACTCAAAGTCGCGGCATCGGGCCTCGGCGTCCAATCGGAACGCTTGCGCGTGGTTTCGGAAAACCTTGCCAATGCGCAGTCCACGGGCACCGGACCGGGTTCGGAGCCCTATCGCCGCAAGACCATCAGCTTCGTCTCGCAACTCGACCAGGCAACGGGCGGTTCGCTCGTCCAGGTCGGTTCGATCGATCGCGATCCCTCGGATTTTCCCGTCGAATTCCAGCCGGGCAACGAGGCCGCCGACGACAAGGGCTACGTCAAGATGCCCAACGTCAACCCGCTGATCGAAATGGCCGACATGACCGAGGCCAACCGCTCCTACGAGGCTAACCTTCAGGTCATCAAGCAGGCGCGCGACCTTATTTCCATGACCATCGACCTGATGAGGAACCAATGA
- the flgB gene encoding flagellar basal body rod protein FlgB: MEPVTLFDLATKQSQWLAVRQSAIAGNIANANTPGYTANDVEPFEKVLDRAAVSLQATEAGHLGGEATNAGFRVKPDEPNGVILPSKNTVVVENELMKAGEVRRAFELNTAIVKAFHSMMMMAVKT; encoded by the coding sequence ATGGAGCCCGTTACCCTTTTCGATCTTGCCACCAAGCAGTCGCAATGGCTGGCCGTGCGCCAGTCGGCTATTGCCGGCAACATCGCCAATGCCAACACGCCAGGCTACACGGCAAATGATGTCGAGCCCTTCGAGAAGGTGCTCGACCGCGCGGCGGTGTCGCTGCAGGCAACCGAGGCCGGACATCTTGGCGGCGAGGCGACCAATGCAGGCTTCAGGGTCAAGCCGGACGAACCCAACGGCGTGATCCTGCCATCCAAGAACACGGTCGTCGTTGAAAACGAACTGATGAAGGCCGGCGAGGTCCGCCGCGCCTTCGAGCTCAACACCGCGATCGTCAAGGCATTCCATTCGATGATGATGATGGCGGTAAAGACCTGA
- the fliI gene encoding flagellar protein export ATPase FliI, with product MSSTQPMMRAPEKHSEPENRLAVLERMLNRFGDGQALLKRGGLVTEVSSTHYKVRGLSEVARLGDLVEHRGHAGTRRGEVVKIARDEIVVAPFERSSDAGIGDAVFRRGPLTVTPHVSWRGRAIDALTRPIDGGPALLRGDDANDGNGATPGAMSRQRVGTSFMTGVRVIDIFTPLCFGQRLGIFAGSGVGKSTLLAMLAGADAFDTVVVALIGERGREVREFLEDTIGESMAKTVAVVATSDESAMMRRRAPDTAMRVAEHFRDQGHRVLLVLDSITRFAHALREVSTGTGEPPVARGYPASVFTELPKLLERAGPGAEGKGSITAIISVLVDGDDHNDPVADSVRGILDGHVVLDRAIAEQGRYPPVNPLSSISRLAGKAWSAEQRALVTMLKAMISRFEDTRDIRLLGAYQGGADAELDMAVRQVPLIYEALTQSPKDRPSADPFSDLARHLKGKQSADAGD from the coding sequence ATGTCGTCCACCCAGCCCATGATGCGTGCGCCTGAGAAGCACTCGGAACCGGAAAACCGGCTTGCCGTGCTGGAACGGATGCTGAACCGTTTCGGCGATGGGCAAGCGCTGCTGAAGCGTGGCGGCCTGGTCACCGAGGTCTCCTCGACGCACTACAAGGTGCGCGGCCTCTCCGAAGTCGCCAGGCTCGGCGACCTTGTTGAGCACCGCGGCCATGCCGGTACGCGCCGTGGCGAAGTCGTCAAGATCGCTCGCGACGAGATCGTCGTGGCCCCCTTCGAACGCAGCTCGGACGCCGGCATCGGCGACGCCGTGTTCCGCCGGGGTCCGCTCACCGTGACGCCACACGTCTCGTGGCGCGGGCGCGCCATCGATGCCCTCACCCGCCCGATCGACGGCGGCCCGGCCCTGCTCAGGGGCGACGACGCCAATGACGGCAATGGCGCGACACCCGGCGCCATGTCGCGGCAGCGCGTGGGAACGTCATTCATGACCGGCGTGCGGGTCATCGATATCTTCACGCCCCTGTGCTTCGGCCAGCGCCTCGGCATCTTCGCCGGCTCCGGCGTCGGCAAATCGACGCTTCTCGCCATGCTTGCCGGGGCCGACGCCTTCGACACCGTTGTCGTCGCGCTGATCGGCGAGCGGGGCAGAGAGGTGCGCGAATTCCTCGAGGACACGATCGGCGAGAGCATGGCCAAGACCGTCGCCGTCGTCGCCACCAGCGACGAGAGCGCCATGATGCGCCGGCGCGCTCCCGACACCGCCATGCGCGTCGCCGAGCATTTTCGCGACCAGGGCCATCGCGTGCTGCTGGTGCTGGATTCGATCACCCGCTTCGCCCATGCGCTGCGCGAGGTGTCGACAGGGACCGGCGAGCCGCCGGTTGCCCGCGGCTACCCCGCATCGGTTTTCACGGAACTGCCCAAGCTGCTCGAGCGTGCCGGGCCTGGCGCCGAAGGCAAGGGATCGATCACCGCCATCATCTCGGTGCTGGTCGATGGCGACGACCACAACGACCCGGTCGCCGATTCGGTGCGCGGCATCCTCGACGGCCATGTCGTGCTTGACCGGGCGATCGCCGAGCAGGGCCGCTACCCGCCCGTCAATCCCCTGTCATCCATATCGCGCCTTGCGGGCAAGGCCTGGAGCGCCGAGCAGCGCGCTCTGGTGACCATGCTGAAGGCGATGATCTCCCGCTTCGAGGATACGCGCGATATTCGCCTGCTGGGCGCCTACCAGGGCGGTGCTGACGCGGAACTGGACATGGCGGTGCGTCAGGTGCCGCTGATCTACGAAGCGTTGACCCAGTCGCCGAAGGACCGCCCGTCGGCCGATCCGTTCTCGGACCTCGCCCGTCATCTCAAGGGAAAGCAGAGTGCAGATGCAGGAGACTGA
- a CDS encoding DUF1217 domain-containing protein yields MLNTFTSYQLIAKDINKSISQISKQPVVDRDTKYYLDNITKVKSIDEFVNNDRLFKYAMKAYGLEDMDYAKAFMVKALKEGVSDPNSFANKLTDKRYADFVSAFNFAARGSAATSYNPAQQGVATNYALQVNIGASQPGFSYYQTETSYYVTNVSKVKSIDDLMGDNRLLTYAMAAFGLDAKTEPPARVRAMLEGGVTDPNSPANQLPDKKYAAFVSAFDFVQYGDQATSRDAVQKAVPAGYATGTGLVLVKPSAQYIKGEADYYAANISKVKSIDDLMADKRLLTFAMASYGLDAATETPQQVRAMLTGGVSDPNSPANKPTDKRYATFVTAFNFAQYGQQTTARDKVQKDTLKIYTTESALGFIKPNAAYIQSETAYYLANITKVKSVDDLMADSRLYNYALSAYGLNPATEKRDLIQSVLAGGIRDPNSVANKLTNKAYAGLAAAFNFEQYGETATTNNPAQQSTVDKYLRQTLEEDAGNTNQGVRLALYFQRKAPTITNWYSVLADTALASVVRTALGLPDSFATADVDKQAQLFGQKLNLTDFTDPTKLGKFLTRFTSMWEINNPTSPAVTSVSVLFAQPTSVGISTDLMMAMLKLRS; encoded by the coding sequence TTGCTCAATACTTTTACCAGCTACCAGCTCATAGCAAAAGACATTAACAAGTCGATCAGCCAGATCAGCAAGCAGCCTGTGGTCGATCGCGACACCAAATATTATTTGGACAACATCACCAAGGTCAAATCAATCGACGAGTTCGTCAACAACGATCGGTTGTTCAAATATGCCATGAAGGCCTACGGGCTGGAGGATATGGACTACGCCAAGGCCTTCATGGTCAAGGCACTGAAGGAAGGCGTCTCCGATCCCAACAGCTTTGCCAACAAGCTGACCGACAAGCGTTATGCCGACTTTGTGTCGGCCTTCAATTTCGCAGCCAGGGGAAGCGCCGCCACAAGCTACAATCCAGCCCAGCAGGGCGTTGCCACGAACTACGCGCTCCAGGTCAATATCGGTGCTTCGCAGCCCGGGTTCAGCTACTACCAGACCGAGACGTCATACTACGTGACCAACGTCTCCAAGGTGAAATCGATCGACGACCTGATGGGCGACAACCGCCTGCTGACCTACGCGATGGCTGCATTCGGGCTTGATGCGAAAACCGAACCGCCTGCACGCGTCAGGGCGATGCTCGAAGGTGGAGTGACCGATCCCAACAGTCCCGCCAACCAACTGCCCGACAAGAAATACGCGGCCTTCGTCTCGGCCTTCGACTTCGTCCAGTATGGCGACCAGGCAACCTCGCGCGATGCGGTCCAGAAGGCGGTTCCGGCGGGATACGCGACCGGAACCGGACTGGTGCTGGTCAAGCCGAGCGCTCAGTACATCAAGGGGGAAGCCGACTACTATGCGGCCAACATCTCCAAGGTGAAATCGATCGACGATCTCATGGCGGACAAGCGTTTGCTTACCTTCGCCATGGCCTCGTACGGATTGGATGCGGCAACCGAAACACCACAGCAAGTCCGCGCCATGCTGACAGGCGGCGTCAGCGATCCCAATAGCCCTGCAAACAAGCCGACCGACAAAAGATACGCCACTTTTGTGACGGCCTTCAACTTTGCCCAATATGGCCAACAGACGACCGCGCGCGACAAGGTGCAGAAAGATACGCTGAAGATCTATACCACCGAGTCGGCGCTTGGCTTCATCAAGCCGAACGCGGCCTATATCCAGTCAGAGACCGCCTATTACCTTGCCAACATCACCAAGGTGAAATCCGTCGACGACCTTATGGCCGACAGCCGGCTGTACAACTATGCACTGTCCGCCTATGGGCTCAACCCGGCGACGGAGAAACGCGATCTCATCCAGAGCGTCCTGGCCGGCGGCATCCGCGATCCCAACAGCGTCGCCAACAAGCTGACCAACAAGGCCTATGCCGGACTCGCAGCCGCTTTCAACTTCGAGCAGTACGGCGAGACCGCCACCACCAACAATCCGGCACAGCAGTCGACCGTCGACAAATACCTGCGCCAAACGCTGGAAGAGGATGCCGGCAACACCAACCAGGGTGTGCGGCTGGCCCTCTATTTCCAGCGCAAGGCGCCCACCATAACCAACTGGTACAGCGTGTTGGCGGACACCGCACTTGCCAGCGTCGTGCGCACCGCGCTCGGCCTACCCGATTCCTTCGCCACGGCCGACGTCGACAAGCAGGCTCAACTGTTCGGACAGAAGCTCAACCTCACGGACTTCACTGACCCGACGAAGCTCGGCAAGTTCCTGACGCGCTTCACCAGCATGTGGGAGATCAACAATCCAACCTCTCCAGCCGTGACATCGGTCAGCGTGCTCTTCGCGCAACCGACCTCTGTCGGCATCTCGACCGACCTGATGATGGCCATGCTGAAGCTGAGGTCCTGA
- the motA gene encoding flagellar motor stator protein MotA → MGILIGLVVTLGCVLGGFMAMGGHLQVLVQPWEAVVICGAALGTFLVANPMKTVKDTGKAILEAFKQAVPKEQDYLETLGVLHSLMRELRSKSRSEVEAHIDNPEESAIFQAFPTVLKNHDLTHFICDYCRIIIIGNARSHEIEALMDEEIHTIKSDKMKAYHALVAVGDGLPALGIVAAVLGVVKAMGALDQSPEILGGLIGAALVGTFLGIFLSYAVVGPVATKVKTVREKKNRLYIIVKQTLLAYMNGALPQVAIEFGRKTISSYERPTIDAVEQSTMNTGAADKKAA, encoded by the coding sequence GTGGGCATTCTGATCGGACTTGTGGTGACGCTCGGCTGCGTCCTTGGTGGCTTCATGGCCATGGGCGGGCATCTGCAGGTGCTTGTCCAGCCCTGGGAAGCCGTGGTGATCTGCGGTGCGGCGCTCGGCACCTTCCTGGTCGCCAACCCGATGAAGACGGTCAAGGATACCGGCAAGGCTATCCTCGAGGCGTTCAAGCAGGCGGTGCCGAAGGAGCAGGACTATCTCGAAACGCTCGGCGTCCTGCACAGCCTGATGCGCGAACTGCGCTCAAAGTCGCGCAGCGAGGTTGAGGCGCATATCGACAATCCCGAGGAATCGGCGATCTTCCAGGCGTTCCCGACCGTGCTCAAGAACCACGATCTCACGCATTTCATTTGCGACTACTGCCGCATCATCATCATCGGCAATGCGCGCTCGCATGAGATCGAGGCGCTGATGGACGAGGAAATCCACACCATCAAGTCTGACAAGATGAAAGCCTATCACGCCCTGGTGGCGGTGGGTGACGGCCTGCCGGCGCTCGGCATCGTGGCCGCCGTGCTCGGTGTGGTCAAGGCGATGGGCGCGCTCGACCAGTCGCCTGAAATCCTCGGCGGCCTCATCGGCGCCGCCCTTGTCGGAACCTTCCTCGGCATCTTCCTGTCCTACGCCGTGGTCGGACCGGTCGCCACCAAGGTCAAGACGGTGCGCGAGAAGAAGAACCGCCTCTACATCATCGTCAAGCAGACACTGCTGGCCTACATGAACGGCGCACTGCCGCAGGTTGCGATCGAATTCGGCCGCAAGACAATCTCATCCTATGAGCGGCCGACGATCGACGCCGTCGAGCAGAGCACGATGAATACCGGCGCCGCCGACAAGAAGGCCGCCTGA
- a CDS encoding FliM/FliN family flagellar motor switch protein has translation MTNPDSAAQIRSLVIERLVGDSGEAAQVIGAGRTMAENAVPLLQKRLASELGAPVIVDLRAVEVSRVTDAREHVGETFAMTVVASPASSDTMTLVIDAPAIAVMVCALFGGDPDLPVSPIERPLSQIETDVSTLVFQEVAQALNNAGRHSLELRLPLPRAMSGMEAKRYVLRDGAAVRIVLGISTPTDTGTVAVMIPQRILLGTHAGTDSPATNSDWRARFSEEVMRSTVALEATMPLARLTLGDLANFEPGQVIEFEETAQSRARLSARNKTLFVCEFGKLGQNYTVRIKHPYDAGQDFIDGLVRG, from the coding sequence ATGACGAACCCGGATAGTGCGGCGCAAATCCGCTCCCTCGTCATCGAGCGTCTGGTCGGCGACAGTGGCGAGGCCGCGCAGGTCATCGGCGCCGGCCGCACGATGGCTGAGAATGCGGTGCCGTTGCTGCAAAAGCGCTTGGCCAGTGAACTCGGGGCTCCAGTCATCGTCGATCTGCGGGCAGTAGAGGTCAGCCGCGTCACTGACGCCCGCGAGCATGTCGGCGAGACTTTCGCCATGACCGTGGTCGCGTCGCCGGCGTCCTCCGACACGATGACCCTGGTGATCGACGCTCCGGCAATCGCCGTCATGGTCTGCGCGCTGTTCGGCGGCGACCCGGACCTGCCGGTTTCGCCGATCGAACGGCCGTTGTCGCAGATCGAGACCGATGTCTCGACCCTGGTGTTCCAGGAGGTGGCGCAGGCCTTGAACAATGCCGGCCGACATTCACTTGAACTGCGCCTGCCGCTGCCTCGCGCGATGTCGGGCATGGAAGCGAAGCGGTATGTGCTGCGCGACGGCGCGGCGGTCCGCATCGTCCTCGGCATCTCCACGCCAACCGATACCGGTACGGTCGCGGTGATGATCCCGCAACGCATCCTGCTGGGCACCCATGCGGGCACCGATAGCCCGGCGACGAATTCCGACTGGCGCGCGCGTTTCTCCGAAGAGGTGATGCGTTCGACCGTGGCGCTCGAGGCAACCATGCCGCTGGCGCGGCTGACGCTTGGCGACCTCGCCAATTTCGAACCCGGCCAGGTCATCGAATTCGAGGAAACGGCGCAGTCGCGGGCGCGGCTCAGCGCGCGCAACAAGACGCTGTTCGTTTGCGAGTTCGGCAAGCTGGGACAGAATTACACCGTCCGCATCAAGCATCCCTACGATGCCGGACAGGACTTTATCGACGGGCTGGTGCGGGGCTGA
- the fliN gene encoding flagellar motor switch protein FliN yields MAKTKVEAEPDQPDEQLNRAIEELRGVLQEEEKRPDAKAPGANSNIIMNIPVDVQIILGSTEMPVSDLMALQKGSTVALNRRIGEPVDVVVNGRKIARGEITVLESDPSRFGIRLTEIIAGAKGA; encoded by the coding sequence ATGGCCAAGACCAAGGTAGAAGCCGAACCCGACCAGCCGGACGAGCAGCTCAACCGCGCCATAGAAGAATTGCGCGGTGTTCTCCAGGAAGAAGAGAAGCGCCCGGATGCAAAGGCGCCCGGCGCCAATTCGAACATCATCATGAACATCCCCGTCGATGTGCAGATCATCCTCGGCAGCACGGAGATGCCGGTGTCCGATCTGATGGCGCTGCAGAAGGGTTCGACAGTGGCGCTCAACCGCCGAATCGGCGAACCTGTCGACGTGGTGGTCAATGGCCGCAAGATCGCGCGCGGCGAGATCACGGTGCTGGAGAGCGATCCGTCGCGCTTCGGGATCAGGCTGACCGAAATCATCGCCGGGGCGAAGGGCGCATAG
- a CDS encoding flagellar motor switch protein FliG, translating into MTTLATLTRAQKAAAILVAMGKPSASRLLKFFKQEELKALIEGARLLRTIPQSDLERIVAEFEAEFTEGAGLLDSADRMDTILNESLSPEEMSAIMGDKRFEVAPEGPPPIWPDLEKLEPARLGAFLAGEHQQTSAMVLSKLSPQAAANVLLTMTKPMRGEIIKRMVTMATIPEAAAKIVENRLRTSVLTETSTKDTSAGQARVASMLNEMDKPQLEEMMQDLEAAGTPDLDGVRARLFAFEDIPQLTQKARVLVFDGLSTELVTLALRGTQAGLAESVLSAIGARSRRMIESELGMGSEGIAAADIAAARKTIATTTIRLSREGAFELPSTQNAAA; encoded by the coding sequence ATGACGACGCTGGCAACGTTGACGCGCGCGCAGAAGGCCGCCGCCATCCTGGTGGCGATGGGCAAGCCGTCGGCCAGCCGCTTGTTGAAATTCTTCAAGCAGGAGGAACTGAAGGCGCTCATCGAGGGCGCCCGGCTGTTGCGCACGATTCCGCAGAGCGACCTCGAACGCATCGTCGCCGAGTTCGAAGCCGAATTCACCGAGGGCGCCGGCCTGCTCGATTCCGCCGACCGGATGGACACCATCCTCAATGAATCGCTGTCGCCGGAAGAGATGAGCGCCATCATGGGCGACAAGCGGTTCGAGGTCGCGCCGGAAGGACCGCCGCCAATCTGGCCCGATCTTGAAAAGCTGGAGCCGGCGCGGCTTGGCGCATTCCTGGCCGGCGAGCATCAGCAGACCTCGGCCATGGTGTTGTCGAAACTGTCGCCGCAGGCAGCCGCGAACGTGCTGCTGACAATGACAAAGCCGATGCGCGGCGAGATCATCAAGCGCATGGTGACGATGGCGACCATTCCCGAGGCCGCCGCCAAGATTGTCGAGAACCGGTTGCGGACCAGCGTGCTGACGGAAACCTCGACCAAGGACACATCGGCCGGTCAGGCGCGTGTCGCCAGCATGCTCAACGAGATGGACAAGCCGCAGCTCGAGGAAATGATGCAGGATCTGGAGGCGGCCGGCACGCCTGACCTCGACGGGGTCAGGGCGCGGCTGTTCGCCTTCGAGGATATTCCCCAACTCACTCAGAAAGCCCGGGTGTTGGTGTTCGATGGACTGTCGACCGAACTGGTCACGCTGGCCTTGCGCGGCACGCAGGCGGGGCTGGCCGAATCCGTGCTGTCGGCGATCGGCGCGCGGTCGCGGCGCATGATCGAATCCGAACTCGGCATGGGATCGGAAGGGATCGCCGCCGCCGACATCGCGGCCGCTCGCAAGACGATCGCCACGACGACGATCCGCCTTTCGCGCGAAGGGGCTTTCGAGCTGCCCTCGACCCAGAACGCCGCGGCCTGA